The following proteins are encoded in a genomic region of Fusarium oxysporum f. sp. lycopersici 4287 chromosome 1, whole genome shotgun sequence:
- a CDS encoding 40S ribosomal protein S6-B: MKLNISYPANGSQKLIDIEDERKLRVFMEKRMGAEVPGDSIGDEFKGYIFRITGGNDKQGFPMKQGVMHPTRVRLLLSEGHSCYRPRRTGERKRKSVRGCIVGMDLSVLALSIVKQGDADIPGLTDVVHPKRLGPKRATKIRKFFGLTKDDDVRKYVIRREVQPKGEGKSPYTKAPRIQRLVTPQRLQHKRHRAALKRRQAEKVKDEANEYAQVLAKRVAEAKANKADARKRRASSMRK, from the exons ATGAAG TTGAACATCAGCTACCCTGCCAATGGCAGCCAGAAGCTCATCGATATTGAGGATGAGCGCAAGCTCCGTGTCTTCATGGAGAAGCGC ATGGGCGCTGAGGTTCCTGGTGACTCCATCGGCGATGAGTTCAAGGGCTACATCTTCCGCATCACCGGTGGAAACGACAAGCAGGGTTTCCCTATGAAGCAGGGTGTCATGCACCCTACCCGTGTCCGCCTCCTCCTTTCCGAGGGCCACTCTTGCTACCGACCCCGACGCACCGGTGAGCGCAAGCGAAAGTCTGTCCGTGGCTGCATTGTCGGCATGGATCTCTCTGTCCTCGCCCTCAGCATCGTCAAGCAGGGTGATGCTGACATCCCCGGCCTCACCGACGTCGTCCACCCTAAGCGCCTCGGTCCCAAGCGCGCCACCAAGATCCGCAAGTTCTTCGGCCTCACCAAGGATGACGAT GTCCGCAAGTACGTTATCCGACGAGAGGTTCAGCCCAAGGGTGAGGGCAAGTCTCCTTACACCAAGGCTCCCCGCATCCAGAGACTCGTCACCCCTCAGCGTCTCCAGCACAAGCGTCACCGCGCTGCCCTCAAGCGCCGCCAGgccgagaaggtcaaggacgAGGCC AACGAGTACGCCCAGGTCCTTGCCAAGCGTGTTGCTgaggccaaggccaacaagGCCGATGCCCGTAAGCGACGAGCAAGCTCTATGCGCAAGTAA
- a CDS encoding 40S ribosomal protein S6-B — protein MKLNISYPANGSQKLIDIEDERKLRVFMEKRMGAEVPGDSIGDEFKGYIFRITGGNDKQGFPMKQGVMHPTRVRLLLSEGHSCYRPRRTGERKRKSVRGCIVGMDLSVLALSIVKQGDADIPGLTDVVHPKRLGPKRATKIRKFFGLTKDDDVCLSLRPYSIIAYPELQWRSWQTG, from the exons ATGAAG TTGAACATCAGCTACCCTGCCAATGGCAGCCAGAAGCTCATCGATATTGAGGATGAGCGCAAGCTCCGTGTCTTCATGGAGAAGCGC ATGGGCGCTGAGGTTCCTGGTGACTCCATCGGCGATGAGTTCAAGGGCTACATCTTCCGCATCACCGGTGGAAACGACAAGCAGGGTTTCCCTATGAAGCAGGGTGTCATGCACCCTACCCGTGTCCGCCTCCTCCTTTCCGAGGGCCACTCTTGCTACCGACCCCGACGCACCGGTGAGCGCAAGCGAAAGTCTGTCCGTGGCTGCATTGTCGGCATGGATCTCTCTGTCCTCGCCCTCAGCATCGTCAAGCAGGGTGATGCTGACATCCCCGGCCTCACCGACGTCGTCCACCCTAAGCGCCTCGGTCCCAAGCGCGCCACCAAGATCCGCAAGTTCTTCGGCCTCACCAAGGATGACGATGTATGTCTCTCCCTACGCCCATACTCGATCATCGCCTACCCGGAGCTGCAGTGGAGGAGTTGGCAGACCGGGTAG
- a CDS encoding chromosome transmission fidelity protein 8, with amino-acid sequence MSSVKLYPPNNKPPSSSPLPQLLQTPSGLALLELQGTINLPQDANGDALGGVQVGRLDFPDFVPGTEGSAWMKRVHLYVGQHQRLTGEIKKLPKAMAVVRKRENKVISGTGGETLEQGENLEVVEIVKYKLMFPNRPEPVGTANAT; translated from the coding sequence ATGTCCTCGGTTAAGCTATATCCTCCAAACAACAAGCCACCATCCTCAAGTCCTCTACCTCAACTCTTGCAAACCCCCTCAGGTCTAGCTCTCCTGGAACTCCAAGGAACCATCAATCTACCCCAAGACGCCAATGGAGATGCATTAGGCGGCGTCCAAGTTGGAAGACTTGACTTCCCAGATTTCGTGCCCGGTACTGAAGGCTCGGCATGGATGAAGCGGGTTCACCTTTATGTTGGCCAGCATCAACGTCTCACTGGGGAGATCAAAAAGCTTCCAAAAGCCATGGCCGTAGTGCGAAAGAGAGAGAATAAGGTGATATCTGGCACAGGGGGGGAAACACTAGAGCAGGGCGAAAATCTTGAGGTGGTTGAGATTGTCAAGTACAAACTTATGTTTCCAAACCGACCAGAGCCCGTCGGAACAGCCAATGCGACCTGA
- a CDS encoding diphthamide biosynthesis protein 1 → MEEDRRQTDLGTAADIEEAQLAQTSQSPAFQNEPETAAPLKQPKKRFIGRRAAVEAAAVLGASGESGAVQTAKPRRAPRLLNQVPKDILENADLKAAIALLPANYNFEIPKTIHRIQTSNAKRVALQMPEGLLLFATTISDILTQFCPGVETLIMGDVTYGACCIDDYTARALGCDLLVHYAHSCLIPVDVTTIKTLYVFVDISIDATHLLASLERNFASGKTIAVVGTIQFNATIHGVKSSLERGGFRVLVPQIAPLSKGEILGCTSPRLKDNDNIDLILYLGDGRFHLESIMIHNPSIPAYRYDPYSRKLTREAYGHEEMQSLRRTAIHSARTARKWGLILGALGRQGNPHTLGLIEKELKARGIPIVHLLLSEIFPGKLALMSDVECWVQVACPRLSIDWGYAFPRPLLTPYEALVALGERQDWGEGVYPMDYYGKDGLGRTRPLQIASG, encoded by the exons ATGGAGGAAGATAGAAGACAAACAGACCTGGGCACAGCAGCCGATATCGAAGAAGCTCAGCTCGCTCAGACGAGTCAATCCCCCGCCTTCCAAAATGAGCCAGAGACAGCAGCACCACTGAAGCAACCAAAGAAGAGATTCATAGGACGAAGAGCAGCAGTTGAGGCCGCGGCAGTGCTCGGAGCATCAGGGGAGAGCGGTGCTGTTCAGA CTGCCAAACCTCGGAGGGCTCCCAGACTTCTAAATCAAGTTCCTAAGGACATTCTTGAGAACGCTGATCTGAAGGCTGCCATTGCGTTATTGCCTGCTAACTACAACTTTGAGATCCCCAAGACGATCCACCGCATTCAAACTTCAAACGCCAAGAGAGTTGCGTTACAGATGCCCGAGGGCCTTTTACTCTTTGCCACTACTATATCAGACATCTTGACGCAGTTCTGCCCTGGTGTCGAGACACTCATCATGGGCGATGTGACTTATGGCGCTTGTTGTATCGATGATTACACAGCAAGGGCCCTTGGTTGTGACCTGCTGGTGCACTATGCTCACAGTTGCCTCATCCCCGTCGACGTGACCACGATCAAAACTCTATACGTCTTTGTCGACATCAGCATTGATGCGACACATCTCCTAGCATCCCTTGAGCGCAACTTTGCCAGTGGCAAAACCATAGCTGTTGTCGGCACTATTCAGTTTAACGCTACTATCCATGGCGTCAAAAGCAGTCTCGAGCGCGGTGGCTTCCGTGTTCTCGTTCCCCAGATTGCACCATTGAGTAAGGGTGAAATCCTGGGCTGCACTTCTCCTCGTCTGAAAGACAACGACAATATCGATCTGATCCTGTACCTGGGTGATGGTCGTTTCCACCTTGAGAGTATCATGATTCACAACCCTTCTATTCCAGCCTACCGATACGACCCTTACTCTCGAAAGCTCACGCGGGAGGCGTACGGCCATGAGGAAATGCAGTCTCTCCGTCGTACAGCCATCCATAGCGCTCGTACAGCACGCAAATGGGGCCTGATTCTCGGCGCCCTTGGCCGCCAGGGCAACCCGCATACATTGGGCCTCATCGAGAAAGAGCTCAAGGCGCGAGGCATTCCTATCGTGCACTTGCTACTAAGTGAGATCTTTCCGGGCAAATTGGCGCTTATGTCGGATGTCGAGTGCTGGGTGCAGGTTGCTTGCCCTCGATTGAGTATTGATTGGGGTTATGCATTCCCGCGGCCGTTGTTAACGCCGTATGAGGCACTTGTTGCATTGGGCGAGCGACAAGATTGGGGTGAAGGTGTCTATCCCATGGACTACTACGGAAAGGACGGGCTAGGAAGGACAAGGCCTTTGCAGATTGCCTCAGGATAG
- a CDS encoding V-type proton ATPase subunit B: MADPRESSSYSVIPRIRYNTVGGVNGPLVILDNVKFPRYNEIVTLTLPDGTERSGQVLEARGDRAVVQVFEGTSGIDVKKTKVQFTGQSLKIGVSEDMLGRIFDGSGRAIDKGPKVLAEDYLDINGSPINPYSREYPEEMISTGISAIDTMNSIARGQKIPIFSASGLPHNEIAAQICRQAGLVQKQGITNKGVHDGHEENFSIVFGAMGVNLETARFFTRDFEENGSLERVTLFLNLANDPTIERIITPRLALTTAEYYAYQLEKHVLVILTDLSAYCDALREVSAAREEVPGRRGYPGYMYTDLSTIYERAGRVEGRNGSITQIPILTMPNDDITHPIPDLTGYITEGQVFIDRALDNRGIYPPINVLPSLSRLMKSAIGEGMTRKDHGDVSNQLYAKYAIGRDAAAMKAVVGEEALSAEDKLSLEFLEKFERQFISQGQYESRSIYESLDLAWSLLRIYPKELLNRIPAKVLNEFYQRAAKESKAKGKARADTEARSQQQTEENLIDA, translated from the exons ATGGCGGACCCTCGCGAGTCCTCATCGTACTCGGTCATTCCCAGAATTCGATACAACACTGTTGGCGGCGTCAACGGTcccctcgtcatcctcgatAAT GTTAAATTTCCGCGATACAATGAGATCGTGACACTCACTCTTCCCGATGGCACTGAGCGCTCAGGCCAAGTCTTGGAAGCTCGAG GTGATCGAGCTGTCGTCCAG GTCTTTGAGGGTACTTCCGGCATCGATGTGAAGAAG ACCAAGGTTCAGTTTACAGGCCAGAGTTTGAAAATCGGTGTCTCTGAAGACATGCTTGGTCGTATCTTTGATGGTTCCGGTCGAGCTATTGATAAGGGCCCCAAGGTGTTGGCTGAAGATTATCTTGACATCAACGGTTCTCCTATTAACCCTTATTCTCGT GAATATCCCGAGGAGATGATTTCCACAGGTATCTCTGCCATTGACACCATGAACTCGATTGCCCGAGGACAAAAGATTCCCATTTTTTCCGCCTCTGGTCTACCTCACAACGAAATCGCTGCCCAGATTTGCCGACAGGCTGGCCTCGTCCAGAAGCAGGGCATCACTAACAAGGGCGTTCATGATGGCCACGAGGAGAATTTCTCGATCGTCTTCGGTGCTATGGGTGTTAACTTGGAAACTGCCCGTTTCTTCACCCGCGACTTTGAGGAAAACGGCAGTCTGGAGCGTGTTACACTCTTCCTGAACCTCGCCAACGATCCTAC CATCGAACGTATCATTACTCCTCGTCTTGCTCTTACCACTGCCGAATATTACGCCTACCAACTCGAGAAGCACGTTTTGGTCATCCTTACCGATCTTTCTGCTTACTGTGATGCTCTCCGAGAAGTTTCAGCCGCTCGAGAAGAAGTTCCCGGTCGTCGCGGATACCCTGGTTACATGTACACTGATTTGTCCACCATCTACGAACGAGCCGGTCGTGTTGAGGGCCGCAATGGTTCCATTACTCAGATTCCCATTCTGACCATGCCCAACGATGATATCACCCACCCCATTCCTGATCTGACAGGTTACATTACCGAGGGTCAGGTGTTCATTGACCGAGCTCTGGACAACCGTGGAATCTACCCGCCCATCAATGTTCTGCCTTCGCTGTCCCGTCTGATGAAGTCTGCCATTGGTGAGGGCATGACTCGAAAGGACCACGGTGATGTTTCGAACCAACTGTACGCCAAGTACGCTATTGGTCGTGATGCCGCAGCCATGAAGGCTGTCGTTGGTGAGGAGGCCTTGTCTGCTGAGGACAAGCTGTCCCTCGagttcttggagaagttcGAGCGTCAGTTCATCAGCCAGGGCCAGTACGAGTCTCGATCTATTTATGAGTCTCTGGACCTTGCATGGAGCCTTCTCCGTATTTACCCTAAGGAGTTGCTCAACCGTATTCCCGCCAAGGTTCTCAACGAGTTCTACCAGCGAGCTGCAAAGGAGTCTAAGGCCAAGGGTAAGGCTCGGGCAGATACTGAGGCCCGAAGCCAGCAGCAGACGGAAGAGAACCTTATTGACGCATGA
- a CDS encoding hydroxymethylglutaryl-CoA lyase — MSLLRSSVCRACRRSQQIRWHRGLATASNQSYDNRVRLVEVGPRDGLQNEKKAISLETKIELIERLARTGVSTIEAGSFVAPKWVPQMSNSSEILQHILDGKVSSPGPISYSFLAPNGKGLKSAADVLRANSGKFATQLEPAAGAEAATKPSVEVAVFAAATESFTQKNLNCDIKTSLERFKEVIRDSKAIGLRVRAYISVVLGCPFEGFDVDPHKVAEIATDLLEAGADEISLGDTTGMGTAPRTGALLQCMSAAGIRTEDIAMHFHDTYGQALVNTAVSLEHGIRTFDSSVGGLGGCPYSPGATGNVSTENMVYFMETLGMDTGINLDAMSDIGDWITKELGKENGSTVGKAVLGARTRAMQNAKES; from the exons ATGAGTCTCTTGCGGTCCAGCGTCTGCAGAGCATGTCGCCGCTCGCAACAAATTCGCTGGCATAGAGGCCTTGCGACGGCCAGCAATCAGTCATATGATAACCGGGTTAGGCTCGTCGAGGTTGGGCCTCGGGACGGCCTGCAaaatgagaagaaggcaatCTCCTTGGAGACCAAGATTGAGCTTATCGAACGATTAGCCCGAACTGGAGTTTCTACAATTGAAGCTGGATCCTTTGTTGCTCCAAAATGGGTGCCTCAG ATGAGCAACTCCAGCGAAATCTTGCAGCATATCCTCGACGGGAAGGTTTCTTCTCCTGGCCCGATCTCATACTCCTTCCTAGCACCCAATGGCAAGGGCCTTAAATCTGCCGCCGATGTCCTCAGAGCGAATAGCGGAAAGTTTGCAACTCAACTGGAGCCAGCAGCTGGAGCCGAGGCCGCCACCAAGCCAAGTGTTGAAGTCGCAGTCTTTGCTGCTGCCACCGAGAGCTTCACACAGAAGAACCTCAATTGCGATATCAAGACATCGCTCGAACGCTTCAAGGAGGTGATTAGGGATTCCAAGGCTATCGGTCTCAGAGTGCGCGCCTACATTTCTGTAGTCCTAGGATGCCCATTCGAAGGGTTCGACGTTGATCCTCACAAAGTAGCTGAAATTGCTACAGACCTTCTGGAGGCTGGAGCAGATGAGATCTCACTCGGGGACACTACAGGTATGGGTACAGCACCTCGAACGGGAGCTCTCCTCCAATGCATGTCTGCAGCTGGTATTCGAACTGAGGATATTGCTATGCACTTCCACGATACATACGGCCAAGCTCTAGTGAACACTGCTGTATCCTTAGAGCACGGCATTCGGACGTTCGATAGCAGTGTTGGTGGTCTGGGTGGCTGTCCTTACAGCCCTGGCGCCACCGGTAACGTTTCAACGGAAAACATGGTTTACTTTATGGAAACTCTGGGTATGGACACTGGTATTAATCTGGATGCCATGTCTGACATTGGAGACTGGATCACAAAGGAGTTGGGTAAGGAAAATGGCAGCACCGTAGGTAAAGCAGTTCTTGGAGCTCGGACTCGAGCTATGCAAAACGCAAAGGAAAGCTAA
- a CDS encoding tubulin alpha chain, whose amino-acid sequence MREVISINVGQAGCQIANSCWELYCLEHGIQPDGYLTEERKSQDPDQGFSTFFSETGQGKYVPRAIYCDLEPNVVDEVRTGAYRNLFHPEMMITGKEDASNNYARGHYTVGKELIDGVLDKIRRVADNCVGLQGFLVFHSFGGGTGSGFGALLMERLSVDYGKKSKLEFCVYPAPQTATSVVEPYNSILTTHTTLEHSDCSFMVDNEAIYDICRRNLGLERPNYENLNRLIAQVVSSITASLRFDGSLNVDLNEFQTNLVPYPRIHFPLVAYAPVISAAKAAHEANSVQEMTMSCFEPNNQMVKCDPRHGKYMATCLLYRGDVVPNDAHAAVATLKTKRTIQFVDWCPTGFKLGICYQAPENVPNGDLAKVSRAVCMLSNTTAIAEAWSSLSLKFDLMHSKRAFVHWYVGEGMEEGEFSEAREDLAALERDYEEVATDSMGEEELEAEY is encoded by the exons ATGCGTGAGGTCATTAGCATCAACG TTGGACAGGCTGGTTGCCAAATCGCCAACTCCTGCTGGGAG CTTTACTGCCTCGAGCACGGTATCCAG CCCGATGGTTACCTCACAGAGGAGCGAAAGTCCCAAGACCCCGATCAAGGTTTCAGCACTTTCTTCTCCGAGACTG GTCAGGGCAAGTATGTCCCCCGCGCCATCTACTGTGATTTGGAGCCCAATGTCGTCGACGAGGTCCGCACCGGTGCTTACCGCAACCTTTTCCACCCTGAGATGATGATCACTGGCAAGGAGGATGCCTCAAACAACTACGCCCGTGGTCACTACACCGTTGGAAAGGAGCTCATCGATGGCGTCCTCGACAAGATTCGCCGTGTTGCCGACAACTGTGTTGGCCTCCAGGGCTTCCTCGTGTTCCACTCTTTCGGTGGCGGTACTGGTTCTGGTTTCGGTGCTCTCCTGATGGAGCGCCTGTCGGTCGACTAcggcaagaagagcaagctgGAGTTCTGTGTTTATCCCGCGCCTCAGACTGCCACATCCGTTGTCGAGCCATACAACTCCATCCTTACCACACACACCACCCTTGAGCACTCCGACTGCTCTTTCATGGTCGACAATGAGGCCATTTACGATATCTGCCGCCGAAACCTCGGCCTCGAGCGCCCTAACTACGAGAACCTCAACCGTCTCATTGCTCAGG TCGTCTCTTCTATCACTGCGTCTTTGCGATTCGATGGATCCCTGAACGTCGACTTGAACGAATTCCAGACCAACCTGGTCCCTTACCCCAGAATCCATTTCCCTCTGGTCGCCTACGCCCCCGTCATCTCCGCTGCTAAGGCTGCCCACGAAGCCAACTCCGTCCAAGAGATGACAATGTCTTGCTTCGAGCCCAACAACCAGATGGTCAAGTGTGACCCCCGTCACGGCAAGTATATGGCTACCTGTTTGCTGTACCGTGGTGACGTCGTTCCCAACGACGCCCATGCTGCTGTTGCTACACTGAAGACCAAGCGAACTATCCAGTTCGTCGATTGGTGCCCCACTGGTTTCAAGCTTGGTATCTGCTACCAGGCCCCCGAGAATGTGCCTAACGGTGACCTCGCCAAGGTCAGCCGCGCTGT CTGCATGCTCTCTAATACTACCGCCATCGCCGAGGCATGGTCTTCACTTTCTCTCAAGTTCGATCTCATGCACTCCAAGCGTGCCTTTGTCCACTGGTACGTGGGTGAAGGTATGGAGGAAGGCGAGTTCTCCGAGGCTCGCGAGGATCTTGCTGCCCTGGAGCGCGATTACGAGGAGGTCGCCACCGACTCCATgggtgaggaggagctcgagGCTGAGTACTAA
- a CDS encoding hypothetical protein (At least one base has a quality score < 10), whose product MLSLGRAQTIYALGGLLFLLSTAVANVEKTIFTAPASLPIPQQKPSLGDLRLPILTPDAPSIRTHISRSFPSEPKDYASGVATWVLLDKLNQGQRYEFRQPTGFDLGVYELDTVWQTPELIQSLASYSFSRQDQEARLTEESTQTEGREREASILLLQIKASADYFTDDAALMKDPPPVHVDLILDPYLYGIVPRSLVPAAGYLVLVGAVAWFVSRSIASKLQTIAVTIDGANKKQN is encoded by the exons ATGCTGTCTCTCGGGAGGGCTCAAACCATATATGCTCTGGGCGGCCTGTTGTTTCTTCTTAGCACGGCCGTCGCCAATGTTGAAAAGACAATATTCACAGCTCCTGCATCACTCCCTATTCCCCAACAGAAGCCTTCGCTGGGTGATCTCAGACTACCGATCCTTACACCAGACGCCCCAAGTATTCGAACTCATATCAGCCGCAGCTTTCCCTCTGAGCCAAAGGATTACGCTTCCGGCGTTGCAACATGGGTGCTTCTTGATAAACTAAACCAAGGCCAGCGGTATGAGTTTCGT CAACCAACTGGGTTTGACTTGGGTGTATACGAGCTGGACACCGTGTGGCAGACACCAGAGCTGATTCAGTCACTTGCCAGCTACTCATTTtctcgccaagatcaagaagctagGCTGACAGAAGAGTCAACTCAAACTGAAGGCAGGGAGCGCGAGGCTTCCATTCTTCTGCTACAGATCAAGGCATCTGCTGACTACTTTACGGACGACGCGGCTCTTATGAAGGATCCCCCACCTGTACACGTAGATCTCATCCTCGACCCCTATCTTTATGGTATCGTCCCCCGTTCTCTAGTCCCAGCAGCTGGctatcttgttcttgtcggCGCGGTGGCTTGGTTTGTGTCCAGATCTATCGCCTCTAAGTTACAGACAATTGCAGTCACAATCGATGGCGCAAACAAGAAACAGAATTAA
- a CDS encoding hypothetical protein (At least one base has a quality score < 10), with amino-acid sequence MLSLGRAQTIYALGGLLFLLSTAVANVEKTIFTAPASLPIPQQKPSLGDLRLPILTPDAPSIRTHISRSFPSEPKDYASGVATWVLLDKLNQGQRYEFRVCWAAVQPTGFDLGVYELDTVWQTPELIQSLASYSFSRQDQEARLTEESTQTEGREREASILLLQIKASADYFTDDAALMKDPPPVHVDLILDPYLYGIVPRSLVPAAGYLVLVGAVAWFVSRSIASKLQTIAVTIDGANKKQN; translated from the exons ATGCTGTCTCTCGGGAGGGCTCAAACCATATATGCTCTGGGCGGCCTGTTGTTTCTTCTTAGCACGGCCGTCGCCAATGTTGAAAAGACAATATTCACAGCTCCTGCATCACTCCCTATTCCCCAACAGAAGCCTTCGCTGGGTGATCTCAGACTACCGATCCTTACACCAGACGCCCCAAGTATTCGAACTCATATCAGCCGCAGCTTTCCCTCTGAGCCAAAGGATTACGCTTCCGGCGTTGCAACATGGGTGCTTCTTGATAAACTAAACCAAGGCCAGCGGTATGAGTTTCGTGTATGTTGGGCTGCGGTC CAACCAACTGGGTTTGACTTGGGTGTATACGAGCTGGACACCGTGTGGCAGACACCAGAGCTGATTCAGTCACTTGCCAGCTACTCATTTtctcgccaagatcaagaagctagGCTGACAGAAGAGTCAACTCAAACTGAAGGCAGGGAGCGCGAGGCTTCCATTCTTCTGCTACAGATCAAGGCATCTGCTGACTACTTTACGGACGACGCGGCTCTTATGAAGGATCCCCCACCTGTACACGTAGATCTCATCCTCGACCCCTATCTTTATGGTATCGTCCCCCGTTCTCTAGTCCCAGCAGCTGGctatcttgttcttgtcggCGCGGTGGCTTGGTTTGTGTCCAGATCTATCGCCTCTAAGTTACAGACAATTGCAGTCACAATCGATGGCGCAAACAAGAAACAGAATTAA
- a CDS encoding hypothetical protein (At least one base has a quality score < 10), with protein sequence MVVAAAVATAPVHWAISAVLQTSSSAAAMVVVAAAMEETSPRAQESSLGNWRRALCTRLVRRSLLPPKITMVIPTRAQAIIREASPGSLWVVLQLCLAANTAAVDKTPTLAIVLGNSRSQQQGRWWNVLWRGTNLQSYGLSSRGRFSAPPRPVVHSYGSPSPNQHQQHGSNQQYGSQHQPSQNQTYGSQQQPGSHQPFNSHQQQPGGNQQYGGQQHSEPGQQYSAHQQQPGQNGPYGSHQQQPGSNQQYGGNSSFGGSPHGSSNNSFPPPPPGGPPQHGQNAQQGQQYFPPPPGQQPHQPSSGTGFPDVQAHGGHFGGPSDQHAQQSQGYSAPPPSSGNQNFPPPPPGAPPGGYNPSYNASQGNQQSYGGQSQFNSGAPPVPHGSHPQYGGAY encoded by the exons ATGGTGGTAGCAGCAGCGGTGGCCACAGCTCCAGTCCATTGGGCAATCTCGGCGGTCTTGCAAACCAGTTCCTCGGCGGCGGCCATGGTGGTAGTGGCGGCAGCAATGGAGGAAACAAGCCCTCGGGCGCAGGAAAGCTCGTTGGGCAACTGGCGTCGAGCTTTATGCACTCGGCTAGTCAGGAGAAGCCTCCTGCCCCCCAAAATTACCATGGTAATTCCAACCAGAGCTCAAGCCATCATCAGGGAGGCCTCGCCGGGCAGCTTATGGGTGGTGTTGCAACTATGTTTGGCGGCAAACACGGCAGCAGT GGACAAAACTCCAACTTTGGCTATAGTTCTGGGCAACAGCCGCAGCCAGCAGCAGGGGAGGTGGTGGAACGTACTCTGGCGAGGTACCAACCTACAATCCTACGGGCTCAGCTCCCGCGGGCGCTTCAGCGCCCCCCCGCGCCCGGTGGTGCATTCCTATGGCTCTCCATCCCCGaaccagcatcaacagcatgGCTCGAACCAACAGTACGgttctcaacaccaacctaGTCAGAATCAGACATACGGatcgcagcagcagccaggtTCTCATCAGCCTTTCAACTCgcatcagcaacagcctgGCGGAAACCAGCAGTATGGTGGTCAGCAACACTCTGAGCCAGGCCAGCAGTACAGCGCgcatcagcaacagcccGGTCAGAATGGCCCTTATGGAagtcatcagcagcagcctggcTCGAACCAGCAGTACGGAGGCAACTCTTCTTTCGGTGGGAGCCCTCATGGTTCTTCGAACAACTCgttccctcctcctcccccaGGAGGCCCTCCCCAGCATGGACAAAATGCACAACAGGGACAACAATACTTTCCTCCACCCCCTGGACAACAGCCACATCAACCGTCTTCTGGTACAGGCTTTCCTGATGTTCAAGCGCACGGCGGCCACTTTGGCGGCCCGTCTGATCAACATGCTCAGCAGTCACAGGGCTATAGTGCACCACCGCCAAGCTCAGGCAATCAGAactttcctcctcctccacccGGAGCCCCTCCTGGAGGATATAACCCTTCCTATAACGCAAGCCAGGGGAACCAGCAGTCTTACGGTGGCCAGTCGCAATTCAACAGTGGCGCTCCTCCTGTGCCTCATGGTTCCCACCCTCAGTATGGAGGAGCTTACTGA